A single region of the Chrysoperla carnea chromosome 5, inChrCarn1.1, whole genome shotgun sequence genome encodes:
- the LOC123300773 gene encoding uncharacterized protein LOC123300773: MSCKKLNNSFLCVIFVIFLQCLLINNVSGIRCFQCSSLNDSKCAFLTQDDMDSPYLVECPPFYQDFWNDEKHEMFCRLMVQTVKLNQTMTRVTRGCGWVKHHKPCYRVISEVKKEQICQCFEDGCNASKTSNLQATNITAIFALCALFMSKYFY, translated from the exons atgtcttgtaaaaagttaaataacagttttttgtgtgtgatttttgtgatatttttacaatgtcTGCTTATTAATAATG tttctgGGATAAGATGTTTTCAATGTAGTTCCTTGAATGACTCTAAATGTGCTTTCCTTACCCAAGACGATATGGACAGTCCTTATTTAGTAGAATGTCCACCATTTTATCAAGATTTTTGGAATGACGAAAAACATGAAATGTTTTGTCGATTAATGGTACAAACCG ttaAACTAAATCAGACCATGACACGAGTGACCAGAGGCTGTGGCTGGGTTAAACACCATAAACCTTGTTATAGAGTAATTTCTGAAGTTAAAAAAGAACAAATCTGTCAATGTTTTGAAGATGGTTGTAATGCATCAAAAACATCAAACTTGCAAGCAACTAACATTACAGCGATTTTTGCTTTATGTGCcttatttatgtcaaaatatttttattaa
- the LOC123300835 gene encoding E3 ubiquitin-protein ligase Mdm2-like isoform X2, producing MSSTVVTPKTTSELRKRSYCPSDDETCSEPPSKYAASLQWYQVVLESESSKSSEHDTESVLSIQDKETDYARDTSDTDATDTDVEYEVASLSEDDEHVASFWGDLGQSDSSSGTDDVLGDVEMLAAICKAAEEDSDVGLWAADTDGESSQQSDDLDASRSSRLVASRKRPPLLLKCVQCKGVNDNPFYRYCEKCYQARKKIFPPRPRRHRTRDKLQKKKSTLTEVNATSEENITSADKIIVPDELIDTKTSSQNITSSQTSKSGDINEDMLNEKEMCIVCTTNPKNGIFVHGTFGHMCCCYKCAVKVWTRTKRCPACNCKVKNVLKVFLR from the exons atgaGTTCTACAGTAGTTACACCAAAAACAA CATCAGAATTACGCAAAAGAAGTTATTGTCCATCAGATGATGAAACTTGTTCGGAGCCACCATCAAAATATGCAGCAAGCCTGCAATGGTATCAAGTTGTCCTAGAAAGTGAAAGTTCGAAGTCATCGGAACATGATACAGAAAGTGTTCTTAGCATACAGGATAAGGAGACcg ATTATGCACGAGATACATCCGACACGGATGCAACCGACACAGATGTTGAATATGAAGTGGCGAGTTTAAGTGAAGATGATGAACACGTGGCATCATTTTGGGGCGATTTGGGACAATCAGATAGTTCGAGTGGTACTGAT GATGTATTGGGTGATGTGGAGATGTTAGCTGCAATATGTAAGGCAGCGGAAGAAGATTCAGATGTGGGCTTATGGGCTGCTGACACCGACGGTGAAAGTAGTCAACAAAGCGATGATCTGGATGCTAGTAGATCGAGTCGTTTGGTGGCATCCAGGAAAAGGCCGCCATTGTTGTTGAAATGTGTTCAATGTAAAGGGGTTAATGACAATCCATTCTATCGATATTGTGAAAAATGTTACCag GctcgaaagaaaatatttcctcCACGTCCACGTCGACATCGTACCCGAGATAAGCTTCAGAAGAAGAAATCAACGCTTACAGAAGTCAACGCTACATCTGAAGAAAACATCACATCAGC agataaaataattgtacCAGACGAACTAATTGACACGAAAACCTCGTCCCAAAATATTACTAGCAGTCAAACCTCAAAAAGTGGAGACATTAATGAAGAT ATGCTGAATGAAAAAGAAATGTGTATTGTGTGTACAACAAACCCGAAGAATGGTATCTTCGTGCATGGTACTTTTGGACACATGTGCTGTTGTTATAAATGCGCGGTGAAAGTGTGGACGAGAACTAAGCGATGTCCAGCGTGTAACTGTAAGGTCAAGAATGTTCTCAAAGTGTTtttacgttaa
- the LOC123300835 gene encoding E3 ubiquitin-protein ligase Mdm2-like isoform X3, with translation MSSTVVTPKTTSELRKRSYCPSDDETCSEPPSKYAASLQWYQVVASLSEDDEHVASFWGDLGQSDSSSGTDDVLGDVEMLAAICKAAEEDSDVGLWAADTDGESSQQSDDLDASRSSRLVASRKRPPLLLKCVQCKGVNDNPFYRYCEKCYQARKKIFPPRPRRHRTRDKLQKKKSTLTEVNATSEENITSADKIIVPDELIDTKTSSQNITSSQTSKSGDINEDMLNEKEMCIVCTTNPKNGIFVHGTFGHMCCCYKCAVKVWTRTKRCPACNCKDMEFDVELCCLMWIMNNWWEIVFL, from the exons atgaGTTCTACAGTAGTTACACCAAAAACAA CATCAGAATTACGCAAAAGAAGTTATTGTCCATCAGATGATGAAACTTGTTCGGAGCCACCATCAAAATATGCAGCAAGCCTGCAATGGTATCAAGTT GTGGCGAGTTTAAGTGAAGATGATGAACACGTGGCATCATTTTGGGGCGATTTGGGACAATCAGATAGTTCGAGTGGTACTGAT GATGTATTGGGTGATGTGGAGATGTTAGCTGCAATATGTAAGGCAGCGGAAGAAGATTCAGATGTGGGCTTATGGGCTGCTGACACCGACGGTGAAAGTAGTCAACAAAGCGATGATCTGGATGCTAGTAGATCGAGTCGTTTGGTGGCATCCAGGAAAAGGCCGCCATTGTTGTTGAAATGTGTTCAATGTAAAGGGGTTAATGACAATCCATTCTATCGATATTGTGAAAAATGTTACCag GctcgaaagaaaatatttcctcCACGTCCACGTCGACATCGTACCCGAGATAAGCTTCAGAAGAAGAAATCAACGCTTACAGAAGTCAACGCTACATCTGAAGAAAACATCACATCAGC agataaaataattgtacCAGACGAACTAATTGACACGAAAACCTCGTCCCAAAATATTACTAGCAGTCAAACCTCAAAAAGTGGAGACATTAATGAAGAT ATGCTGAATGAAAAAGAAATGTGTATTGTGTGTACAACAAACCCGAAGAATGGTATCTTCGTGCATGGTACTTTTGGACACATGTGCTGTTGTTATAAATGCGCGGTGAAAGTGTGGACGAGAACTAAGCGATGTCCAGCGTGTAACTGTAAG gATATGGAATTTGATGTTGAGTTGTGTTGTTTAATGTGGATTATGAATAATTGGTgggaaattgtatttttgtaa
- the LOC123300835 gene encoding E3 ubiquitin-protein ligase Mdm2-like isoform X1, producing MSSTVVTPKTTSELRKRSYCPSDDETCSEPPSKYAASLQWYQVVLESESSKSSEHDTESVLSIQDKETDYARDTSDTDATDTDVEYEVASLSEDDEHVASFWGDLGQSDSSSGTDDVLGDVEMLAAICKAAEEDSDVGLWAADTDGESSQQSDDLDASRSSRLVASRKRPPLLLKCVQCKGVNDNPFYRYCEKCYQARKKIFPPRPRRHRTRDKLQKKKSTLTEVNATSEENITSADKIIVPDELIDTKTSSQNITSSQTSKSGDINEDMLNEKEMCIVCTTNPKNGIFVHGTFGHMCCCYKCAVKVWTRTKRCPACNCKDMEFDVELCCLMWIMNNWWEIVFL from the exons atgaGTTCTACAGTAGTTACACCAAAAACAA CATCAGAATTACGCAAAAGAAGTTATTGTCCATCAGATGATGAAACTTGTTCGGAGCCACCATCAAAATATGCAGCAAGCCTGCAATGGTATCAAGTTGTCCTAGAAAGTGAAAGTTCGAAGTCATCGGAACATGATACAGAAAGTGTTCTTAGCATACAGGATAAGGAGACcg ATTATGCACGAGATACATCCGACACGGATGCAACCGACACAGATGTTGAATATGAAGTGGCGAGTTTAAGTGAAGATGATGAACACGTGGCATCATTTTGGGGCGATTTGGGACAATCAGATAGTTCGAGTGGTACTGAT GATGTATTGGGTGATGTGGAGATGTTAGCTGCAATATGTAAGGCAGCGGAAGAAGATTCAGATGTGGGCTTATGGGCTGCTGACACCGACGGTGAAAGTAGTCAACAAAGCGATGATCTGGATGCTAGTAGATCGAGTCGTTTGGTGGCATCCAGGAAAAGGCCGCCATTGTTGTTGAAATGTGTTCAATGTAAAGGGGTTAATGACAATCCATTCTATCGATATTGTGAAAAATGTTACCag GctcgaaagaaaatatttcctcCACGTCCACGTCGACATCGTACCCGAGATAAGCTTCAGAAGAAGAAATCAACGCTTACAGAAGTCAACGCTACATCTGAAGAAAACATCACATCAGCAG ataaaataattgtacCAGACGAACTAATTGACACGAAAACCTCGTCCCAAAATATTACTAGCAGTCAAACCTCAAAAAGTGGAGACATTAATGAAGAT ATGCTGAATGAAAAAGAAATGTGTATTGTGTGTACAACAAACCCGAAGAATGGTATCTTCGTGCATGGTACTTTTGGACACATGTGCTGTTGTTATAAATGCGCGGTGAAAGTGTGGACGAGAACTAAGCGATGTCCAGCGTGTAACTGTAAG gATATGGAATTTGATGTTGAGTTGTGTTGTTTAATGTGGATTATGAATAATTGGTgggaaattgtatttttgtaa